The following are encoded together in the Salinibacterium sp. UTAS2018 genome:
- a CDS encoding LLM class flavin-dependent oxidoreductase — MQFGIFTVSDVTTDPTNGRTPTEGERIKNIVTIAKKAEEVGLDVFALGEHHNPPFVSSSPTTTLAYIAAQTEKLILSTSTTLITTNDPVKIAEDYAMLQHLSDGRTDLMMGRGNTGPVYPWFGKDIREGIPLAIENYSLLHKLWREEFVNWQGKYRTPLQGFQSTPRPLDGVPPFVWHGSIRSPEIAEQAAYYGDGFFANNIFWPKEHYMKLVNYYRQRFEHYGHGTAAQAIVGLGGQAFMRSNSQAAKAEFRPYFDNAPVYGHGPSMEDFTDQTPLAVGSPQEVIDKYAGMREHFGDYQRQLFLMDHAGLPLKTVLEQLDILGEEVVPVLRKEFATNRPAEVPDAPTHASLVAKRDAALAISAAGAPATV, encoded by the coding sequence ATGCAGTTCGGAATTTTCACCGTCAGCGACGTCACAACAGACCCGACGAACGGCCGCACGCCCACCGAGGGCGAGCGCATCAAGAACATCGTCACGATCGCGAAGAAGGCGGAAGAAGTCGGGCTCGATGTATTCGCCCTGGGGGAGCACCACAACCCGCCGTTCGTCTCCTCAAGCCCCACGACGACGCTCGCCTACATTGCGGCGCAGACCGAGAAGCTCATTCTCTCCACGAGTACCACGCTCATCACGACCAATGATCCGGTAAAGATCGCCGAAGACTACGCGATGCTTCAGCACCTCTCCGATGGACGCACCGACCTGATGATGGGGCGCGGCAACACGGGGCCCGTGTACCCGTGGTTCGGCAAAGACATTCGGGAGGGCATCCCGCTCGCCATCGAAAACTACTCGCTGTTGCACAAGCTGTGGCGCGAAGAGTTCGTCAACTGGCAGGGCAAGTACCGCACACCGCTGCAGGGCTTCCAGTCAACGCCGCGACCCCTGGATGGCGTGCCTCCCTTTGTCTGGCACGGATCGATCCGAAGCCCCGAGATTGCCGAGCAGGCTGCGTACTATGGCGACGGCTTCTTCGCCAACAACATCTTCTGGCCTAAAGAGCACTACATGAAGCTCGTCAACTACTACCGTCAGCGCTTCGAGCACTACGGCCACGGCACGGCAGCTCAGGCCATCGTCGGTCTCGGTGGTCAGGCGTTCATGCGCAGCAACTCGCAGGCCGCGAAGGCAGAGTTCCGTCCCTACTTCGACAATGCTCCCGTGTATGGTCACGGACCATCGATGGAGGACTTCACTGACCAGACACCGCTCGCCGTCGGCAGCCCGCAAGAGGTCATCGACAAGTACGCCGGAATGCGCGAGCACTTCGGCGACTACCAACGTCAGCTCTTCCTCATGGACCACGCCGGCTTGCCGTTGAAGACGGTTCTCGAGCAGCTCGACATCCTCGGCGAAGAAGTAGTGCCAGTGCTCCGCAAGGAGTTCGCCACCAACCGCCCCGCCGAAGTTCCGGATGCTCCCACTCACGCCTCGCTCGTCGCGAAGCGTGATGCGGCGCTCGCTATCTCCGCCGCCGGCGCCCCGGCAACCGTCTAG